A genomic segment from Leopardus geoffroyi isolate Oge1 chromosome A2, O.geoffroyi_Oge1_pat1.0, whole genome shotgun sequence encodes:
- the LOC123606037 gene encoding serine/threonine-protein kinase SIK2-like: MLQGRKAVTAGEEDICIYKICETTSEDGVPTMNLASNIPTRKQSDVKFIRKTQKDPTGLQGLCREAQNMKTSSHPSIVKSLEVINTKEMLVLFSEYASRDNLCDDFPHRGQVTEEVPDKFCRLLSVVEYCHQQGMIGGYQKLETLLFDKKLKQREDTPSANAWSLGVVWYCLATGFEPFEGEVFWDTERNIENREHSALIFMSLESKNMWYTLTTIQPTIRTPNRFCCWGSIPTCSSTGLSSERSSLTSEGTSIVTTISGPRCNSPATNSDTSSEYSQPGRMSLEPKNQVLQPLDKFKNVFKKNNKIEPPKNANK; encoded by the exons ATGCTTCAGGGGCGTAAGGCCGTTACGGCTGGTGAGGAGGACATCTGTATTTACAAGATCTGCGAGACCACCAGTGAGGACGGCGTCCCCACGATGAATCTGGCCTCGAACATCCCAACCAGGAAGCAGTCTGATGTGAAGTTCATCAGGAAAACCCAGAAGGACCCCACTGGCCTCCAGGGACTTTGTCGTGAAGCCCAGAATATGAAGACCTCAAGTCACCCAAGTATTGTCAAGTCACTCGAGGTGATCAACACCAAGGAAATGTTGGTCCTCTTTTCAGAATACGCAAGCAGAGACAACCTGTGTGACGATTTTCCGCACCGTGGCCAAGTGACGGAGGAGGTTCCAGACAAATTCTGCCGGCTGTTATCGGTTGTGGAGTACTGCCACCAACAAGGTATGATCGGCGGGTATCAGAAGCTGGAGACGCTGCTTTTTGACAAGAAGCTGAAG CAAAGGGAGGACACCCCTTCCGCAAACGCTTGGAGCCTGGGGGTGGTTTGGTACTGCTTGGCCACCGGGTTTGAGCCGTTTGAGGGGGAAGTCTTCTGGGATACGGAACGAAATATCGAAAACAGGGAACACAGTGCTTTAATTTTCATGTCCCTGGAGAGTAAAAACATGTGGTACACGTTGACAACTATCCAGCCCACGATCAGGACACCAAACAGATTCTGCTGCTGGGGCTCCATCCCAACCTGTTCCAGCACAGGCCTGTCCTCAGAGCGGAGTAGTCTGACCTCCGAAGGGACTAGCATAGTGACCACGATTAGCGGGCCCAGATGCAACTCACCAGCCACAAACTCCGACACCAGCAGTGAATACAGCCAGCCAGGGAGGATGTCCCTAGAGCCAAAAAATCAGGTTCTCCAACCTCTTGATAAATTCAAGAATGTAttcaaaaagaacaataaaatagaacccccaaaaaatgcaaataaatga